Proteins from one Rhizoctonia solani chromosome 5, complete sequence genomic window:
- a CDS encoding nitrogen permease regulator 2 has protein sequence MDENWDLTIARVVRFVDGANHVKRICELADVDLELGRLAVQHLLFYQCVIMVDIFQYSNIYALKPSIEWLANDPGVQEECPGYVTLPGHTPPSWPELLRLYSRLSHSQTVHSWLESASSVTTSRSNPTTPKSPMGISPDIVSSIDPRRFISFGVIKGFVRRVRRWPVLLSRRGKRGRDGY, from the exons ATGGACGAGAACTGGGATTTGACGATCGCGAGGGTGGTCCGGTTTGTGGATGGAGCGAATCATGTCAAACGGATATGCGAACTTGCAGACGTGGATTTGGAACTCGGAAGGTTGGCTGTGCAGCATCTCTT GTTCTACCAGTGTGTTATTATGGTCGATATATTCCAGTACTCGAATATTTACGCGCTCAAGCCATCTATTGAATGGCTCGCCAACGATCCGGGCGTACAAGAAGAATGCCCAGGATATGTGACCCTCCCAG GACATACTCCCCCTTCCTGGCCCGAACTCTTACGGCTCTATTCTCGCCTCTCCCATTCCCAAACAGTTCACAGCTGGCTCGAATCCGCCTCTTCTGTAACCACCTCCCGCTCAAACCCCACAACTCCCAAATCTCCTATGGGTATTTCGCCAGACATCGTTTCTTCAATTGATCCACGGCGGTTCATCTCATTCGGGGTAATCAAAGGATTCGTCCGTCGCGTCCGACGGTGGCCAGTCCTGCTATCGCGGCGCGGTAAACGGGGCCGGGACGGATACTAA
- a CDS encoding ricin-type beta-trefoil lectin domain protein has protein sequence MPAAAVVLALAGLAAAQYPAYTGQLLVSPGSNAGKCLDAENRDGAPVKIADCNGSANQKWSFGSKSHVVKIHGNKCLDVKDGVNADGTKLQIWTCNESSQNQKFWYSFWDYTLSWEGKGTGDFTKIGIIPVMVESLIPTVPMAMATLMSATEFASAHAPALTQLRIASTSMMSWAAAGTCLPTMMPEPSNLAMPTTLSLWVFMELLLGTRASNPPCCPPYPQLLQLPYPSYSRSGPVKRSHKRRAFSHDN, from the exons ATGCCTGCCGCTGCTGTTGTTCTTGCTCTTGCCGGTCTCGCTGCCGCGCAGTACCCTGCCTATACTGGCCAGTTGCTCGTGTCtcctggaagcaacgccGGAAAGTGTCTTGACGCCGAAAACCGCGACGGTGCCCCGGTCAAGATCGCCGACTGCAACGGTAGCGCTAACCAGAAGTGGTCGTTCGGTAGCAAGTCTCATGTTGTCAAGATCCACGGCAACAAGTGCTTGGACGTCAAGGACGGTGTCAACGCCGACGGCACGAAACTTCAAATCTGGACTTGCAACGAAAGCAGCCAGAACCAAAAGTTCTGGTACAGTTTCTGGGATTACACTTTGTCTTGGGAGGGCAAAG GTACGGGTGACTTCACCAAGATTGGTATCATCCCGGTGATGGTGGAGAGCTTGATCCCCACGGTGCCGATGGCAATGGCAACCCTA ATGTCCGCCACTGAGTTTGCTTCCGCGCATGCACCGGCCCTCACGCAGCTCAGAATTGCCAGCACATCTATG ATGTCATGGGCTGCCGCTGGAACATGCCTGCCAACTATGATGCCGGAACCTTCGAATCTTGCGATGCCGACAACGCTAAGCCTATGGGTATTTATGGAACTTCTACTTGGTACCAGGGCGTCAAACCCACCCTGCTGCCCACCCTATCCCCAGCTCCTCCAACTGCCGTACCCTTCCTACAGTCGCTCCGGGCCTGTCAAGCGCTCTCACAAGCGTCGTGCGTTTAGCCATGACAACTAA
- a CDS encoding ricin-type beta-trefoil lectin domain protein yields MNPIASILPDSPRRQMPEAIGIEPGDRTRSRPSSRPRRSSLTGRTRGNGHNPVPAGDNENVMLSSMAESSYFSGDRDGNSVPVSHSFDVNEQPVHFSLLPFGPSRRRSSLATNSTSISTPPPMYTGYGTSRAPATEPIPQHAQFNTFLQVGEHGQGQSLNPFSVPDSGLRQRNPYSAYYTSPIVPPQPSVGAGSSIEGFGMHRYAPGRTSMIQPHHLQDWEDEDEEPHSSRYHVRTDWDPEDEYDDPEPSVAARRPYSDVTLPGYHPPSRIIYPEGHGSDQNAHSQTMITVESDTGGKKFINENICPMEQRRSFILVLAKALLQLQAPSHRIENQLEAAARVLEVPAEFLHLPSLVIVSFGSLDGENGAPAVDKPRKFSFSSNKIKSAIVMAVLGKSKRENTGDENQQDKTAEDERVRDRKGPTQATTFGIRVHIVKSGGKMELGKLHELHKIYRKVVHDEISAQDGRIKY; encoded by the exons ATGAATCCTATTGCCTCCATTTTGCCTGATTCACCACGTCGTCAAATGCCCGAAgccattgggattgaacctGGGGATAG AACTCGGAGCCGCCCCAGCTCTCGTCCAAGGCGCTCTTCCCTCACCGGAAGAACTCGGGGAAACGGGCATA ACCCCGTACCTGCTGGTGACAACGAAAACGTTATGCTCAGTAGTATGGCCGAAAGCTCCTATTTTTCAGGAGATAGAGACGGGAATAGCGTTCCGGTGTCCCATTCTTTTGATGTCAACGAACAGCCGGTTCATTTCAGTCTCCTTCCCTTTGGGCCAAGCCGTAGGCGCTCCAGCCTTGCGACTAACAGCACAAGCATTTCGACTCCTCCCCCGATGTACACTGGGTACGGAACTTCCAGAGCACCAGCAACTGAACCGATTCCACAGCATGCGCAGTTCAACACCTTTCTTCAAGTAGGGGAGCATGGACAGGGGCAATCGCTCAACCCATTCAGTGTCCCGGATTCTGGTTTGCGGCAGCGTAACCCTTATTCCGCCTACTATACTAGTCCTATTGTACCTCCTCAGCCTTCAGTGGGAGCGGGATCATCGATCGAGGGCTTTGGTATGCATAGATATGCTCCTGGACGGACGAGTATGATCCAGCCGCACCATCTGCAAGATTGggaagacgaagatgaagaaCCTCACTCGAGTAGATATCACGTGCGGACAGACTGGGATCCTGAAGATGAGTATGATGATCCTGAACCAAGCGTTGCAGCACGTCGACCCTACAGTGATGTAACTTTGCCTGGATACCATCCTCCGAGCCGTATTATCTATCCTGAAGGCCACGGATCGGACCAAAATGCTCATTCTCAAACTATGATTACCGTTGAAAGTGACACAGGGGGGAAGAAATTCATAAACGAGAATATATGCC CCATGGAACAACGCCGCTCGTTCATCCTTGTCCTCGCCAAGGCTCTCTTGCAGCTCCAAGCCCCTTCCCATCGAATTGAGAACCAGTTGGAGGCTGCTGCACGTGTTTTGGAAGTTCCCGCCGAGTTCCTGCATTTGCCGTCGTTGGTGATTGTTAGCTTTGGAAGTCTTGATGGAGAAAATGGCGCACCGGCAGTAGACAAACCGCGCAAGTTTAGCTTCAGTTCAAACAAGATTAAATCAGCGATTGTCATGGCAGTACTGGGGAAGAGCAAACGGGAGAATACAGGGGATGAAAACCAACAAGATAAAACGGCCGAGGATGAGCGAGTACGAGATCGAAAAGGACCAACCCAGGCAACAACGTTCGGAATTCGGGTCCACATCGTTAAAAGCGGTGGAAAAATGGAGCTCGGAAAGCTTCATGAGCTTCATAAGATATATCGCAAGGTTGTGCACGACGAAATATCAGCTCAGGATGGGAGAATTAAGTATTGA
- a CDS encoding pheromone-regulated membrane protein, whose product MRDNSILAARGGIRQSLYSNIFEISAAMMMSFIARGLSSINGHLFCYSAISSASVVLILPGSIVLSSSLELASRSLVSGSVKMVYAIVYSLFLGFSLTIGSDLYYLVDQSARPRIAAGMANVTDSYDLPGIFTGDNGQVVFSGAFTFLKPAASVTNTVNIISSMWKLQPFLSKQLPVMVFISCCSYAANKAANRYIFNRSDIVSAIGAFVTGILGNAYARIFRGTAYTAMVTAVGFLVPSGIAAAGGLAQTYENSEGDQYSTGLALGFRMVQVAIGCTVGLFGAGVVVYSFGSTKRSGYFAF is encoded by the exons ATGCGCGACAATAGCATACTTGCAGCTAGGGGTGGCATCAGGCAATCTCTGTACTCTAATATTTTCGA GATATCTGCCGCTATGATGATGTCTTTTATTGCTCGCGGGCTGTCCAGCATCAACGGTCACTTATTTTGTTACTCGGCCATTTCTTCTGCATCAGTTG TTCTTATACTTCCGGGCTCTATTGTTT TGTCAAGCTCACTCGAGCTTGCATCCCGGAGTCTTGTGAGCGGAAGCGTCAAAATGGTTTACGCCATTGTGTATTCCTTGTTCCTTGGATTTAGCTTAACTATCGGAAGTGATCTCTACTATCTGGTGGACCAATCTGCTCGGCCCCGCATTGCCGCTGGGATGGCAAATGTTACCGATTCCTACGACCTTCCTGGAATTTTCACCGGCGATAATGGTCAGGTTGTGTTCTCCGGCGCATTCACCTTCTTAAAACCCGCTGCCTCGGTCACCAATACGGTTAA TATCATCTCATCAATGTGGAAGCTTCAGCCCTTTCTGAGCAAGCAGCTCCCAGTCATGGTCTTTATTAGCTGTTGCTCCTATGCCGCCAACAAAG CTGCCAATCGGTACATTTTCAATCGGAGCGATATCGTTTCTGCGATAGGTGCATTCGTTACAGGTATACTTGGGAATGCTTACGCCCGTATCTTTCGCGGTACTGCGTACACTGCGATGGTGACAGCGGTCGGATTCTTGGTACCC TCGGGTATTGCCGCAGCAGGAGGGCTTGCTCAG ACCTACGAAAACTCCGAAGGGGATCAATACAGTACAGGTTTAGCCCTCGGTTTCCGTATGGTGCAAG TTGCAATCGGATGCACTGTCGGACTTTTCGGAGCTGGAGTAGTTGTCTATTCATTTGGGTCAACGAAGCGTTCAGGATATTTCGCGTTCTAG